A window from Brachionichthys hirsutus isolate HB-005 chromosome 4, CSIRO-AGI_Bhir_v1, whole genome shotgun sequence encodes these proteins:
- the limk2 gene encoding LIM domain kinase 2 isoform X2 gives MTGPAMVAGEHKYHPECFVCLSCKVVIEDRDTYALVERSQLYCGKCYKQVVLTPMLEKRSHDSVVDSLPHTVTLISMPSAANGKRGLSVSVSRDTNGSASVQVKEVRGMLISPEVRNAIHVGDRILEINGLPVGMLLEEEMDDLIHCTSHTLQLLIEYDPVRQRLERLRLGSPRTTLGGPATSRMRMSSPPDGVLERTDVVDEGTLKRRSLRRSNSICKSPGPNSPRETPFITRDIGRSESLRSSSSCSHRIFRPCDLIHGEILGKGFFGQAIKVTHKATGEVMVMKELLRCDEETQKTFLKEVKVMRCLDHPHVLKFIGVLYKDKRLNLITEFIEGGTLKDFIRDTDPFPWKQRVSFAKSIASGMAYLHSMSIIHRDLNSHNCLVKLDNTVVVADFGLSRLILEDKVKPPPEKPSTKKRMLRRVDRKKRYTVVGNPYWMAPEMLNGKRYDEKVDIFSFGIVLCEIIGKVYADPECLPRNLDFGLNVVKFMEKFLPEDCPPPFFPLTVACCDLTPDNRPSFQKLEDWFEALSLNQELGIPIPAELDELHLSLSQLNWPKDVSAQETDRPSDPIAESPESCSLPDDGT, from the exons GTGGCCGGCGAACACAAGTATCATCCCGAGTGCTTCGTCTGTCTGAGCTGCAAGGTGGTGATTGAGGACAGGGATACCTATGCCTTAGTGGAACGCTCACAACTATACTG CGGAAAGTGCTACAAGCAGGTCGTCCTGACGCCCATGTTGGAAAAGCGTTCACACGACTCGGTCGTAGACTCCTTGCCCCACACGGTGACCCTCATCTCAATGCCCTCTGCAGCCAACGGCAAGAGGGGCCTCTCGGTGTCGGTGTCCAGGGACACCAACGGCTCTGCCAGCGTTCAAGTCAAAGA AGTCAGAGGGATGCTTATTAGTCCAGAGGTGCGGAATGCCATCCATGTCGGGGACAGAATCCTGGAGATCAATGGCCTTCCTGTCGGGAtgttgctggaggaggag atggaTGATCTAATTCATTGCACAAGTCACACCCTGCAGCTGCTTATCGAATACGATCCTGTCAGGCAGCGTTTAGAGCGGCTCAGACTGGGATCACCGAGAACCACTCTGGGAGGCCCAGCCACCTCCCGAATGCGTATGTCCTCGCCACCTGATGGGGTCCTGGAGAGAACAGACGTGGTTGATGAAGGCACACTGAAAAGGAGGTCTCTGAG GCGCAGTAATAGCATATGTAAATCTCCTGGGCCAAATTCTCCTAGAGAGACCCCTTTTATCACACGAGACATTGGGCGTTCTGAATCTTTGAGATCCTCCAGTAGCTGCTCTCATCGCATCTTCCGGCCATGTGACCTCATTCATGGAGAAATCTTGGGGAAGGGCTTCTTCGGACAGGCGATCAAG GTCACTCATAAAGCAACTGGAGAGGTGATGGTGATGAAAGAGCTTCTCCGGTGTGATGAGGAGACCCAAAAGACCTTCCTGAAGGAG GTCAAAGTAATGCGATGCTTGGATCACCCCCACGTATTAAAGTTCATTGGTGTGCTTTACAAGGACAAGAGGCTGAATTTGATAACAGAATTCATCGAGGGAGGCACACTTAAGGATTTCATCAGAGACACT GacccgtttccatggaaacaaagagtGAGCTTTGCAAAGAGCATTGCTTCTGGCATG GCTTACTTGCACTCAATGAGCATCATACACAGAGACCTCAATTCTCACAACTGCCTGGTTAAGCTG GACAACACTGTGGTCGTTGCAGACTTTGGACTGTCCCGTCTCATACTAGAAGACAAAGTTAAACCTCCGCCTGAAAAACCCTCCACCAAGAAAAGAATGTTGAGACGTGTCGATCGAAAGAAGCGGTACACTGTCGTCGGAAACCCTTACTGGATGGCTCCAGAGATGCTAAATG GTAAACGCTACGATGAGAAGGTGGACATTTTCTCCTTTGGAATTGTACTGTGTGAG ATCATTGGAAAAGTCTATGCAGACCCCGAGTGCCTCCCCAGAAATTTGGATTTTGGACTAAATGTTGTGAAGTTTATGGAGAAGTTCCTGCCTGAAGACTGTCCACCACCTTTCTTTCCACTGACTGTTGCCTGCTGTGACCTCACACCAGATAACCG TCCATCCTTCCAGAAGCTGGAAGACTGGTTCGAAGCTCTTTCCCTCAACCAAGAGCTGGGGATCCCCATACCAGCCGAACTGGATGAACTGCATCTCAGTCTGAGTCAGCTCAACTGGCCTAAGGACGTGTCGGCGCAGGAAACGGATCGGCCTTCAGACCCAATAGCCGAGTCGCCCGAATCATGCAGCCTACCAGACGATGGCACCTAG